One Bacteroidota bacterium DNA window includes the following coding sequences:
- a CDS encoding ABC transporter permease: MFKNNLKIAFRLFMYNKGYSLLNIFGLSIGIAVSIVGFLYVFSEFSHDRFNKNADRIHRIAVEALIGTSEIHMAQTSAAYADALYNDFPEIDKITRIKDNEFTFEYQDKKFVENNVFVVDSTFFDIFTIPVIQGKTSNLLNEPYMAVLTKSAAERYFGDNNPVNQIIREGETNFKVIAVVEDVPKNSHFHFDIAVSIVSFDRYYVNPHWFNNNVRTYIMLHKNVDYKKVEARFPEFVNNYLYNGRYSANTAKGNKWELYLQPLTSIHLNSDLRGEFEANGRKEYIYIFLIVTVFILLIACINFINLSTAKATKRAKEVGVCKVLGAEKKQLIRQFLLESVFFSFISLIIAMMLVELFKPFLNQLINKSLIIDYTDPIFIMVLIGLILFTGLLGGAYPAVVMSSFRPIVVLKGNSQRGGKFLWLRNVLVIFQFLISVVVIIGTLVISIQLNFMQNKNLGFDKEKVIVIKNVNTIGGSIQAIKNEIENLSFVQHVAYSDRLPGRTLAGRGFRVEGEKDGFAINALFTDENLADVLKLKLSKGRFFSNEYGTDTMAIVINKETEKLLGFEDPLGKRLIMEGPTLSYFHIIGVVENFHYESKHQKIHPMAFMAIGAPLSERGYYLSVRVVSDNYTKMIAELSNIWENYSPGVSIDYTFLDEQYDSLYKNEMQTKKLFLAFSFLTIFIACLGLLGLASYMIQQKTREIGIRKTFGASATTIIWLLSKGFAKWIIIANIIAWPLAWYLFDNWLNNFAERCPLSWWYFALATIISLLIAWITIAYQTIKASKANPIDELRHE, from the coding sequence ATGTTCAAAAATAATTTAAAAATTGCCTTTCGTCTTTTTATGTATAATAAAGGCTATTCGCTTCTCAATATTTTTGGCTTATCCATTGGAATAGCGGTAAGCATTGTAGGGTTCTTATATGTTTTTAGCGAATTTAGTCATGACCGCTTCAATAAAAATGCGGACAGGATTCACAGGATTGCAGTAGAAGCTTTAATTGGAACAAGCGAAATACACATGGCACAAACCTCAGCGGCCTACGCAGATGCATTATATAATGACTTCCCTGAAATCGATAAGATAACCCGTATAAAAGATAATGAGTTTACCTTTGAATATCAGGATAAAAAATTTGTTGAAAATAATGTTTTTGTGGTGGACTCTACCTTTTTCGACATTTTTACGATTCCTGTTATACAAGGTAAAACATCAAATTTGTTGAATGAACCATATATGGCAGTACTAACAAAAAGTGCAGCAGAAAGATATTTTGGGGATAATAATCCTGTAAATCAGATAATACGGGAAGGGGAAACTAATTTTAAGGTTATTGCTGTTGTTGAGGATGTCCCTAAAAACTCGCACTTCCATTTTGATATTGCTGTTTCAATAGTCAGTTTTGACAGGTATTATGTTAATCCACATTGGTTTAATAACAATGTCAGGACGTATATTATGCTTCATAAGAATGTGGATTATAAAAAGGTTGAAGCAAGGTTTCCTGAATTTGTCAATAATTACTTATACAACGGTAGATATAGTGCTAATACCGCAAAAGGAAATAAATGGGAACTTTATCTGCAGCCCCTCACGTCCATTCACCTAAACTCTGACTTACGTGGCGAATTCGAAGCAAATGGCCGTAAAGAATATATCTATATTTTCTTAATAGTTACCGTTTTCATTTTGCTTATAGCTTGTATAAACTTTATTAATTTGTCGACGGCAAAAGCAACAAAGAGAGCCAAAGAAGTGGGGGTGTGTAAAGTTTTGGGGGCAGAAAAAAAACAACTGATCCGGCAATTTTTATTGGAGTCGGTGTTTTTTTCTTTTATTTCATTAATAATTGCCATGATGCTTGTTGAATTGTTCAAACCATTTTTGAATCAATTGATAAATAAATCCCTGATCATTGATTATACAGATCCAATATTTATCATGGTACTAATTGGCCTCATCCTTTTTACAGGTTTATTGGGTGGAGCTTATCCTGCTGTTGTTATGTCTTCATTCCGCCCCATTGTTGTATTAAAGGGCAACTCCCAAAGAGGGGGGAAATTCTTATGGTTAAGAAATGTTTTGGTCATTTTTCAATTTTTAATTTCGGTGGTTGTGATTATTGGCACATTGGTTATTTCTATCCAGCTTAATTTTATGCAAAACAAAAACTTGGGCTTTGATAAAGAAAAGGTGATTGTTATTAAAAATGTCAATACAATTGGAGGTTCAATCCAGGCAATAAAAAATGAAATCGAAAATCTTTCATTTGTCCAGCATGTTGCTTATTCCGACCGTTTGCCCGGAAGAACATTAGCTGGCAGGGGATTTAGGGTGGAAGGCGAAAAAGATGGGTTTGCCATAAATGCATTATTTACAGATGAAAATCTTGCTGATGTATTAAAGCTTAAACTCAGCAAGGGCAGGTTTTTTTCGAATGAGTATGGAACGGATACGATGGCCATCGTAATAAATAAAGAAACTGAAAAGTTGTTGGGTTTTGAAGATCCTTTGGGTAAGCGGCTTATTATGGAAGGCCCAACGTTATCTTATTTTCATATTATTGGTGTTGTTGAAAATTTCCATTATGAATCAAAACATCAGAAAATTCATCCGATGGCTTTTATGGCTATAGGTGCGCCCTTAAGTGAACGGGGTTATTATTTGTCTGTTCGCGTTGTTTCGGATAATTATACGAAAATGATTGCTGAATTATCTAACATTTGGGAAAATTATTCTCCGGGCGTTTCCATTGATTATACCTTTTTGGACGAGCAATATGATTCACTTTATAAAAATGAAATGCAAACGAAAAAGTTGTTTCTGGCATTTTCGTTCCTTACAATCTTTATAGCCTGTCTTGGTTTATTGGGTTTGGCATCGTACATGATCCAACAAAAGACCAGGGAAATAGGAATACGGAAAACATTTGGGGCCTCAGCAACCACCATCATCTGGTTGTTATCAAAAGGATTTGCAAAATGGATTATTATTGCCAATATAATTGCATGGCCATTGGCTTGGTATTTATTCGATAATTGGTTGAACAATTTTGCAGAGCGATGTCCGCTTTCTTGGTGGTATTTTGCATTGGCTACCATTATTTCATTATTAATAGCTTGGATTACGATTGCTTATCAAACTATTAAAGCATCAAAAGCAAACCCGATAGATGAATTAAGACATGAATAA
- a CDS encoding nuclear transport factor 2 family protein yields the protein MKKITLIFFALMLGVIISAKAQTATDTTAIKETVMNYIEGFYTADAARMEKALYYDLAKRYVTPERDGRNGVQHMSAMLLYQVTKMQKDNTAEHGKLKCDIVISEIYGHVAIVRAETDFFTFVDFIQLGKINGEWKIINVIWERKPIKE from the coding sequence ATGAAAAAGATAACCCTAATTTTCTTTGCACTAATGTTGGGTGTGATTATTTCAGCCAAGGCGCAAACAGCTACTGATACAACCGCAATTAAAGAAACCGTAATGAATTATATCGAAGGTTTCTATACTGCAGATGCTGCCCGTATGGAAAAAGCATTGTATTATGATTTAGCGAAAAGATATGTGACTCCTGAAAGAGATGGGAGAAACGGCGTGCAACATATGAGCGCCATGTTGCTTTATCAGGTTACTAAGATGCAAAAAGACAATACTGCTGAGCATGGCAAACTGAAATGTGATATTGTTATTAGTGAGATTTATGGACATGTTGCCATAGTGAGGGCAGAAACCGACTTTTTTACTTTTGTTGATTTTATACAATTGGGCAAAATAAACGGGGAGTGGAAAATTATAAATGTGATTTGGGAAAGAAAACCGATAAAAGAGTAA
- a CDS encoding TfoX/Sxy family protein: protein MKNLSQLPNIEKPLEEKLILLGINSPSDLTYLGSKEAYLRLRLIFPNDSPINILYALEGAIRGIGLTQLRADIKADLKRFYRLFVKLNV, encoded by the coding sequence ATGAAAAACTTATCTCAATTACCAAACATCGAAAAACCTTTGGAAGAAAAATTAATCCTGTTGGGTATTAACTCTCCAAGTGACCTTACTTATTTAGGAAGCAAAGAAGCTTACCTTCGTTTGAGATTGATTTTTCCGAATGATTCGCCTATCAACATTTTATATGCACTTGAAGGCGCAATTCGTGGAATTGGCTTGACCCAGCTAAGAGCAGATATCAAAGCTGATTTAAAAAGGTTCTATCGCTTATTCGTGAAACTCAATGTTTAA
- the lnt gene encoding apolipoprotein N-acyltransferase, with product MKRIHLLSLSILSGIIIALGWPLNGFPVLLFIGFIPLLYVEDYFTKHRADYSRYNVLLYSYLAFFVLNLLTNYWIWNSTVAGGIGALFLNSFFMTIPFTAYHFSRRILYKYHKGHFLLLFYWLAFEYFHLDWDLSYPWLNLGNGFANWHKWIQWYEYTGALGGTFWILLINILIYRFMVNYIENKELKTKNYVQLASILLIIIVPIIISLNIYSNYTEAENPIDVLVVQPNLDPYSEQYGLDPNIVINRMLKIAGPKMDSAVDFMVFPESANQELIFEHNLEYYSTIRKLKSYLQDYPDTYMVVGASTFKLVTGNDTLKQAARKFANGSGYYFAFNTGIFLNASEDYQLYHKSKLTPGVEMMPSWRILRPLEKFAIDLGGTIGTLATDDLRKNFVTKDSVKTATTICYESIYGEFTSQFVRNGAQVIFIITNDGWWGNTAGHRQHFAYAKIRAIENRRSIARSANTGISAFINQRGDVSQQTAYWEPAVIRQKINLNKELTFYVKNGDYLARISSLITAFFILITISMALKNRKKSLKSVRS from the coding sequence ATGAAAAGAATCCACCTCCTTTCCTTATCCATTTTATCAGGGATTATAATTGCCTTGGGCTGGCCCTTGAACGGGTTCCCTGTTTTGTTGTTTATTGGTTTTATACCGTTACTTTATGTAGAAGATTATTTCACAAAACACAGAGCTGATTATAGCAGGTACAATGTTTTATTATATAGCTATCTGGCGTTTTTTGTGCTGAATCTTTTAACCAATTACTGGATTTGGAATTCAACCGTGGCAGGTGGCATCGGAGCTTTGTTCCTGAATTCATTTTTTATGACGATACCGTTTACTGCTTATCATTTTAGCAGACGGATACTTTATAAATATCACAAAGGTCATTTTTTATTGCTTTTTTATTGGTTGGCATTTGAATATTTTCATCTGGATTGGGATTTATCCTATCCCTGGTTAAACCTTGGAAATGGATTCGCCAACTGGCACAAGTGGATACAATGGTACGAATATACTGGAGCTTTGGGAGGTACGTTTTGGATTCTTTTAATCAATATTTTGATCTATCGATTTATGGTCAACTATATTGAGAATAAAGAGTTGAAGACAAAAAACTATGTTCAATTGGCTTCTATTTTATTGATCATTATTGTACCGATCATTATTTCACTAAATATTTACAGTAATTATACGGAAGCTGAAAATCCGATTGATGTGTTAGTGGTTCAGCCAAACCTGGATCCTTATAGTGAACAATACGGATTAGATCCGAATATTGTAATCAATCGAATGTTAAAGATAGCCGGGCCAAAAATGGATTCGGCTGTAGATTTTATGGTATTCCCCGAATCCGCAAATCAGGAACTTATTTTCGAACATAATCTGGAATATTATTCTACTATCCGAAAGCTGAAAAGTTATTTACAGGATTATCCGGATACCTATATGGTTGTCGGGGCTTCTACCTTTAAACTAGTCACCGGGAATGATACATTAAAACAGGCTGCAAGGAAATTTGCAAATGGCAGCGGTTACTATTTTGCATTTAATACCGGCATTTTTTTAAATGCATCCGAAGATTATCAATTATATCATAAATCGAAACTTACGCCAGGAGTTGAAATGATGCCTTCGTGGCGCATTTTACGACCACTCGAAAAATTTGCCATCGACCTTGGAGGAACAATCGGCACCCTTGCCACCGACGATTTGCGTAAAAATTTTGTAACTAAAGATTCCGTTAAAACTGCTACTACCATTTGTTACGAATCAATTTATGGTGAGTTTACTTCACAATTTGTAAGGAATGGTGCCCAGGTTATTTTCATCATCACCAACGATGGTTGGTGGGGGAATACTGCCGGTCACCGACAACATTTTGCTTATGCAAAAATCAGGGCGATTGAAAACCGAAGATCGATAGCACGTTCGGCCAATACAGGTATTTCGGCATTTATAAATCAACGTGGGGATGTGAGCCAGCAAACAGCGTATTGGGAACCTGCTGTGATCAGGCAAAAGATTAATCTGAATAAAGAGTTAACATTCTACGTAAAAAATGGTGATTATCTGGCAAGGATTTCTTCACTGATCACTGCATTTTTTATACTGATAACTATTTCAATGGCATTGAAGAACAGAAAAAAATCACTTAAATCAGTGAGATCGTAA